Part of the bacterium genome is shown below.
ACAGTCGTAGGAGCTGACCATGAGTCAAAATAAGCCCACCGTACTTTTCGTATGCGTCCACAATGCAGGTCGATCGCAAATGGCCGCCGGTTTCATGCGAGAACTCGCAGGAGATCGCGTCGAAGTACTTTCCGCCGGCTCGATGCCTAAAGACTCGATCAACCCATTTGCTGTGCAGGCAATGGCTGAAGTAGGTATTGATATCGCTGGACATCAGCCCAAGGTATTAACCAATGAAGCGGTAATGGAAGCTGATGCGGTCGTAACTATGGGGTGCGGGGATGCATGCCCATTTTATCCAGGTAAGCGCTACGAAGACTGGGTCCTCGAAGATCCAGCCGGCCAGGACATTGTTTTCGTAAGGAAGGTTCGCGACGATATCAAGATGCGAGTTGAGCAATTACTTTCAGAATTATTCGAAG
Proteins encoded:
- a CDS encoding arsenate reductase ArsC, whose protein sequence is MSQNKPTVLFVCVHNAGRSQMAAGFMRELAGDRVEVLSAGSMPKDSINPFAVQAMAEVGIDIAGHQPKVLTNEAVMEADAVVTMGCGDACPFYPGKRYEDWVLEDPAGQDIVFVRKVRDDIKMRVEQLLSELFEG